A section of the Sebastes fasciatus isolate fSebFas1 chromosome 5, fSebFas1.pri, whole genome shotgun sequence genome encodes:
- the LOC141767868 gene encoding vitamin D3 hydroxylase-associated protein-like isoform X4: MGGIMENVKQFLQRVELDNRTAALLTAAACGLGALVVLVQKVYSHQEAQDKMQRARNRRAQSLQRAEQAVLQYKKSHPVTDSAFILSLSLSELTKNLQDGSLSPEDVFYSYMEKTLDVNKDLNCCTGILLESFDQLKTVASSNKRGLLYGVPVSIKENYAYKNYDSSCGVIINLDQPAQEDSVLVKVLKRQGAIPFVKTNVPQALLNYDCGNPIYGQTVNPHNLQKTSGGSSGGEGALIGGGGSVLGLGSDVGGSIRIPASFCGICGLKPTARRLSSRGLRPIYGGPKSVSSSPGPLARDVESLALCMQALLCDDMFSLDPTIPPIPFNMQIYQSSKPLRIGYLENDGYTQPSPSMARGVREVKALLEQAGHTLVPYTPLRVNDIVTDLIIRGLFADGTTTLLQKLKGGPLDPCLRPQVLPYYLPTWLKKTLSFLLKPLSPRGSAMFSALSGVGSVADLWKQHAAVEDYIQETIADWRRCNIDVLLCPVTGPAYNFLYCGKLISTVH, translated from the exons ATGGGGGGAATTATGGAAAACGTGAAACAGTTTCTTCAGAGAGTGGAGCTCGACAACCGGACCGCAGCTCTACTGACGGCTGCTGCCTGCGGTCTGGGAGCTCTGGTGGTTCTGGTTCAGAAGGTCTACAGCCACCAAGAGGCGCAGGACAAGATGCAGAGAGCCAGAAACCGGAGAGCACAAAGCCTGCAGCGGGCTGAACAGGCTGTTCTCCAGTACAAGAAGTCG CATCCAGTGACCGACTCTGCTTTCATCTTGTCGCTGTCTCTGTCTGAGCTGACGAAGAACCTGCAGGACGGCTCGCTGAGCCCCGAGGACGTGTTTTACTCTTACATGGAAAAG ACTCTGGATGTAAACAAAGATCTCAACTGCTGCACCGGGATCTTGTTGGAGAGTTTTGACCAGCTGAAAACGGTTGCCTCCTCCAACAAGCGAGGTCTCTTGTATGGAGTTCCAGTTAGCATCAAAGAAAACTATGCATACAAG AATTATGACTCGTCTTGCGGTGTGATCATTAATCTGGACCAGCCTGCCCAGGAGGACAGCGTGCTTGTTAAAGTTCTCAAGAGACAAGGAGCTATTCCCTTTGTGAAAACCAACGTGCCCCAAGCATTATTGAA TTATGACTGTGGGAACCCCATCTATGGGCAGACCGTGAACCCCCACAACCTCCAGAAGACCAGCGGAGGTTCGTCCGGTGGGGAGGGGGCTCTCATCGGGGGAGGGGGCTCCGTGCTTGGTTTAGGCAGCGATGTAGGGGGTAGCATCCGTATTCCTGCCTCATTCTGTGGGATCTGTGGCCTCAAGCCAACAGCACGTCGGCTTAG TTCACGGGGCTTGAGACCCATTTATGGAGGGCCAAAATCAG TGTCGTCAAGTCCTGGACCACTGGCGAGGGATGTGGAAAGTCTGGCACTGTGTATGCAGGCTCTGCTCTGTGACGACATGTTTTCTTTGGACCCCACCATTCCACCCATACCTTTCAATATGCAG ATATACCAGAGCTCCAAACCTCTCAGGATCGGTTACCTAGAAAACGACGGCTACACACAACCGTCTCCAAGCATGGCCCGAGGCGTCAGAGAGGTCAAAGCTCTGTTAGAGCAAGCAGGGCACAct TTGGTGCCCTACACTCCTCTGAGGGTCAATGACATTGTAACTGATCTTATTATAAGGGGTCTCTTCGCAGACGGAACTACCACCCTGCTTCAAAAACT GAAGGGGGGCCCTCTGGACCCCTGTCTCAGACCCCAGGTTCTCCCCTACTACCTTCCTACGTGGTTGAAGAAAACCCTCTCATTCCTCCTCAAGCCCCTG TCTCCTCGTGGTTCTGCCATGTTCAGTGCTCTCTCTGGAGTTGG ATCTGTTGCAGATCTGTGGAAGCAGCATGCTGCTGTTGAG GACTACATTCAGGAAACAATAGCAGATTGGAGAAGATGCAACATAGACGTGCTGCTGTGCCCTGTGACTGGACCAGCCTATAACTTCCTCTACTGTGGCAAGCTTATCAGTACGGTACACTGA
- the LOC141767868 gene encoding vitamin D3 hydroxylase-associated protein-like isoform X1: MGGIMENVKQFLQRVELDNRTAALLTAAACGLGALVVLVQKVYSHQEAQDKMQRARNRRAQSLQRAEQAVLQYKKSHPVTDSAFILSLSLSELTKNLQDGSLSPEDVFYSYMEKTLDVNKDLNCCTGILLESFDQLKTVASSNKRGLLYGVPVSIKENYAYKNYDSSCGVIINLDQPAQEDSVLVKVLKRQGAIPFVKTNVPQALLNYDCGNPIYGQTVNPHNLQKTSGGSSGGEGALIGGGGSVLGLGSDVGGSIRIPASFCGICGLKPTARRLSSRGLRPIYGGPKSVSSSPGPLARDVESLALCMQALLCDDMFSLDPTIPPIPFNMQIYQSSKPLRIGYLENDGYTQPSPSMARGVREVKALLEQAGHTLVPYTPLRVNDIVTDLIIRGLFADGTTTLLQKLKGGPLDPCLRPQVLPYYLPTWLKKTLSFLLKPLSPRGSAMFSALSGVGSVADLWKQHAAVEDYIQETIADWRRCNIDVLLCPVTGPAYNFLYCGKLIIALSYTMLYNLLTFPAGVVTVSTVTADDEEELKHYKGIHQDHWDKLFKQAVSGGEGLPVAVQCVALPWQDELCLRFMKEVEQLVNQSKK; this comes from the exons ATGGGGGGAATTATGGAAAACGTGAAACAGTTTCTTCAGAGAGTGGAGCTCGACAACCGGACCGCAGCTCTACTGACGGCTGCTGCCTGCGGTCTGGGAGCTCTGGTGGTTCTGGTTCAGAAGGTCTACAGCCACCAAGAGGCGCAGGACAAGATGCAGAGAGCCAGAAACCGGAGAGCACAAAGCCTGCAGCGGGCTGAACAGGCTGTTCTCCAGTACAAGAAGTCG CATCCAGTGACCGACTCTGCTTTCATCTTGTCGCTGTCTCTGTCTGAGCTGACGAAGAACCTGCAGGACGGCTCGCTGAGCCCCGAGGACGTGTTTTACTCTTACATGGAAAAG ACTCTGGATGTAAACAAAGATCTCAACTGCTGCACCGGGATCTTGTTGGAGAGTTTTGACCAGCTGAAAACGGTTGCCTCCTCCAACAAGCGAGGTCTCTTGTATGGAGTTCCAGTTAGCATCAAAGAAAACTATGCATACAAG AATTATGACTCGTCTTGCGGTGTGATCATTAATCTGGACCAGCCTGCCCAGGAGGACAGCGTGCTTGTTAAAGTTCTCAAGAGACAAGGAGCTATTCCCTTTGTGAAAACCAACGTGCCCCAAGCATTATTGAA TTATGACTGTGGGAACCCCATCTATGGGCAGACCGTGAACCCCCACAACCTCCAGAAGACCAGCGGAGGTTCGTCCGGTGGGGAGGGGGCTCTCATCGGGGGAGGGGGCTCCGTGCTTGGTTTAGGCAGCGATGTAGGGGGTAGCATCCGTATTCCTGCCTCATTCTGTGGGATCTGTGGCCTCAAGCCAACAGCACGTCGGCTTAG TTCACGGGGCTTGAGACCCATTTATGGAGGGCCAAAATCAG TGTCGTCAAGTCCTGGACCACTGGCGAGGGATGTGGAAAGTCTGGCACTGTGTATGCAGGCTCTGCTCTGTGACGACATGTTTTCTTTGGACCCCACCATTCCACCCATACCTTTCAATATGCAG ATATACCAGAGCTCCAAACCTCTCAGGATCGGTTACCTAGAAAACGACGGCTACACACAACCGTCTCCAAGCATGGCCCGAGGCGTCAGAGAGGTCAAAGCTCTGTTAGAGCAAGCAGGGCACAct TTGGTGCCCTACACTCCTCTGAGGGTCAATGACATTGTAACTGATCTTATTATAAGGGGTCTCTTCGCAGACGGAACTACCACCCTGCTTCAAAAACT GAAGGGGGGCCCTCTGGACCCCTGTCTCAGACCCCAGGTTCTCCCCTACTACCTTCCTACGTGGTTGAAGAAAACCCTCTCATTCCTCCTCAAGCCCCTG TCTCCTCGTGGTTCTGCCATGTTCAGTGCTCTCTCTGGAGTTGG ATCTGTTGCAGATCTGTGGAAGCAGCATGCTGCTGTTGAG GACTACATTCAGGAAACAATAGCAGATTGGAGAAGATGCAACATAGACGTGCTGCTGTGCCCTGTGACTGGACCAGCCTATAACTTCCTCTACTGTGGCAAGCTTATCA TTGCTCTCTCTTACACAATGCTTTACAATCTACTCACCTTTCCTGCTGGCGTTGTTACTGTTTCCACGGTGACGGCAGACGATGAGGAGGAACTCAAGCACTATAAGGGCATTCATCAGGACCACTGGGACAAGCTCTTCAAACAG gCTGTGTCTGGAGGTGAGGGTCTGCCCGTGGCGGTACAGTGTGTCGCCCTGCCGTGGCAGGATGAGCTCTGCCTGCGCTTCATGAAGGAGGTGGAACAACTGGTCAATCAGAGCAAAAAGTAA
- the LOC141767868 gene encoding vitamin D3 hydroxylase-associated protein-like isoform X2 has protein sequence MGGIMENVKQFLQRVELDNRTAALLTAAACGLGALVVLVQKVYSHQEAQDKMQRARNRRAQSLQRAEQAVLQYKKSHPVTDSAFILSLSLSELTKNLQDGSLSPEDVFYSYMEKTLDVNKDLNCCTGILLESFDQLKTVASSNKRGLLYGVPVSIKENYAYKNYDSSCGVIINLDQPAQEDSVLVKVLKRQGAIPFVKTNVPQALLNYDCGNPIYGQTVNPHNLQKTSGGSSGGEGALIGGGGSVLGLGSDVGGSIRIPASFCGICGLKPTARRLSSRGLRPIYGGPKSVSSSPGPLARDVESLALCMQALLCDDMFSLDPTIPPIPFNMQIYQSSKPLRIGYLENDGYTQPSPSMARGVREVKALLEQAGHTLVPYTPLRVNDIVTDLIIRGLFADGTTTLLQKLKGGPLDPCLRPQVLPYYLPTWLKKTLSFLLKPLSPRGSAMFSALSGVGSVADLWKQHAAVEDYIQETIADWRRCNIDVLLCPVTGPAYNFLYCGKLITALSYAILYNLLTFPAGVVPVSTVTAKDEEELKHYEGIWDIWDKIFKQAVSGGEGLPVAVQCVALPWQDELCLRFMKEVEQLVKQSRK, from the exons ATGGGGGGAATTATGGAAAACGTGAAACAGTTTCTTCAGAGAGTGGAGCTCGACAACCGGACCGCAGCTCTACTGACGGCTGCTGCCTGCGGTCTGGGAGCTCTGGTGGTTCTGGTTCAGAAGGTCTACAGCCACCAAGAGGCGCAGGACAAGATGCAGAGAGCCAGAAACCGGAGAGCACAAAGCCTGCAGCGGGCTGAACAGGCTGTTCTCCAGTACAAGAAGTCG CATCCAGTGACCGACTCTGCTTTCATCTTGTCGCTGTCTCTGTCTGAGCTGACGAAGAACCTGCAGGACGGCTCGCTGAGCCCCGAGGACGTGTTTTACTCTTACATGGAAAAG ACTCTGGATGTAAACAAAGATCTCAACTGCTGCACCGGGATCTTGTTGGAGAGTTTTGACCAGCTGAAAACGGTTGCCTCCTCCAACAAGCGAGGTCTCTTGTATGGAGTTCCAGTTAGCATCAAAGAAAACTATGCATACAAG AATTATGACTCGTCTTGCGGTGTGATCATTAATCTGGACCAGCCTGCCCAGGAGGACAGCGTGCTTGTTAAAGTTCTCAAGAGACAAGGAGCTATTCCCTTTGTGAAAACCAACGTGCCCCAAGCATTATTGAA TTATGACTGTGGGAACCCCATCTATGGGCAGACCGTGAACCCCCACAACCTCCAGAAGACCAGCGGAGGTTCGTCCGGTGGGGAGGGGGCTCTCATCGGGGGAGGGGGCTCCGTGCTTGGTTTAGGCAGCGATGTAGGGGGTAGCATCCGTATTCCTGCCTCATTCTGTGGGATCTGTGGCCTCAAGCCAACAGCACGTCGGCTTAG TTCACGGGGCTTGAGACCCATTTATGGAGGGCCAAAATCAG TGTCGTCAAGTCCTGGACCACTGGCGAGGGATGTGGAAAGTCTGGCACTGTGTATGCAGGCTCTGCTCTGTGACGACATGTTTTCTTTGGACCCCACCATTCCACCCATACCTTTCAATATGCAG ATATACCAGAGCTCCAAACCTCTCAGGATCGGTTACCTAGAAAACGACGGCTACACACAACCGTCTCCAAGCATGGCCCGAGGCGTCAGAGAGGTCAAAGCTCTGTTAGAGCAAGCAGGGCACAct TTGGTGCCCTACACTCCTCTGAGGGTCAATGACATTGTAACTGATCTTATTATAAGGGGTCTCTTCGCAGACGGAACTACCACCCTGCTTCAAAAACT GAAGGGGGGCCCTCTGGACCCCTGTCTCAGACCCCAGGTTCTCCCCTACTACCTTCCTACGTGGTTGAAGAAAACCCTCTCATTCCTCCTCAAGCCCCTG TCTCCTCGTGGTTCTGCCATGTTCAGTGCTCTCTCTGGAGTTGG ATCTGTTGCAGATCTGTGGAAGCAGCATGCTGCTGTTGAG GACTACATTCAGGAAACAATAGCAGATTGGAGAAGATGCAACATAGACGTGCTGCTGTGCCCTGTGACCGGACCAGCCTATAACTTCCTCTACTGTGGCAAGCTTATCA CTGCTCTCTCTTACGCGATACTTTACAATCTGCTCACCTTTCCCGCTGGCGTTGTTCCTGTTTCCACGGTGACGGCAAAGGATGAGGAGGAACTCAAGCACTATGAGGGCATCTGGGACATCTGGGACAAGATCTTCAAACAG GCGGTGTCTGGAGGTGAGGGTCTGCCCGTGGCGGTGCAGTGTGTCGCCCTGCCGTGGCAGGATGAGCTCTGCCTGCGCTTCATGAAGGAGGTGGAACAACTGGTCAAACAGAGCAGAAAGTAA
- the LOC141767854 gene encoding vitamin D3 hydroxylase-associated protein-like isoform X1, protein MGGIMENVKQFLQRVELDNRTAALLTAAACGLGALVVLVQKVYSHQEAQDKMQRARNRRAQSLQRAEQAVLQYKKSHPVTDSAFILSLSLSELTKNLQDGSLSPEDVFYSYMEKTLDVNKDLNCCTGILLESFDQLKTVASSNKRGLLYGVPVSIKENYAYKNYDSSCGVIINLDQPAQEDSVLVKVLKRQGAIPFVKTNVPQALLNYDCGNPIYGQTVNPHNLQKTSGGSSGGEGALIGGGGSVLGLGSDVGGSIRIPASFCGICGLKPTARRLSSRGLRPIYGGPKSVSSSPGPLARDVESLALCMQALLCDDMFSLDPTIPPIPFNMQIYQSSKPLRIGYLENDGYTQPSPSMARGVREVKALLEQAGHTLVPYTPLRVNDIVTDLIIRGLFADGTTTLLQKLKGGPLDPCLRPQVLPYYLPTWLKKTLSFLLKPLSPRGSAMLSALSGVGSVADLWKQHAAVEDYIQETIADWRRCNIDVLLCPVTGPAYNFLYCGKLITALSYTVLYNLLTFPAGVVTVSTVTADDEEELKHYKGIHQDHWDKLFKQAVSGGEGLPVAVQCVALPWQDELCLRFMKEVEQLVKQSRK, encoded by the exons ATGGGGGGAATTATGGAAAACGTGAAACAGTTTCTTCAGAGAGTGGAGCTCGACAACCGGACCGCAGCTCTACTGACGGCTGCTGCCTGCGGTCTGGGAGCTCTGGTGGTTCTGGTTCAGAAGGTCTACAGCCACCAAGAGGCGCAGGACAAGATGCAGAGAGCCAGAAACCGGAGAGCACAAAGCCTGCAGCGGGCTGAACAGGCTGTTCTCCAGTACAAGAAGTCG CATCCAGTGACCGACTCTGCTTTCATCTTGTCGCTGTCTCTGTCTGAGCTGACGAAGAACCTGCAGGACGGCTCGCTGAGCCCCGAGGACGTGTTTTACTCTTACATGGAAAAG ACTCTGGATGTAAACAAAGATCTCAACTGCTGCACCGGGATCTTGTTGGAGAGTTTTGACCAGCTGAAAACGGTTGCCTCCTCCAACAAGCGAGGTCTCTTGTATGGAGTTCCAGTTAGCATCAAAGAAAACTATGCATACAAG AATTATGACTCGTCTTGCGGTGTGATCATTAATCTGGACCAGCCTGCCCAGGAGGACAGCGTGCTTGTTAAAGTTCTCAAGAGACAAGGAGCTATTCCCTTTGTGAAAACCAACGTGCCCCAAGCATTATTGAA TTATGACTGTGGGAACCCCATCTATGGGCAGACCGTGAACCCCCACAACCTCCAGAAGACCAGCGGAGGTTCGTCCGGTGGGGAGGGGGCTCTCATCGGGGGAGGGGGCTCCGTGCTTGGTTTAGGCAGCGATGTAGGGGGTAGCATCCGTATTCCTGCCTCATTCTGTGGGATCTGTGGCCTCAAGCCAACAGCACGTCGGCTTAG TTCACGGGGCTTGAGACCCATTTATGGAGGGCCAAAATCAG TGTCGTCAAGTCCTGGACCACTGGCGAGGGATGTGGAAAGTCTGGCACTGTGTATGCAGGCTCTGCTCTGTGACGACATGTTTTCTTTGGACCCCACCATTCCACCCATACCTTTCAATATGCAG ATATACCAGAGCTCCAAACCTCTCAGGATCGGTTACCTAGAAAACGACGGCTACACACAACCGTCTCCAAGCATGGCCCGAGGCGTCAGAGAGGTCAAAGCTCTGTTAGAGCAAGCAGGGCACAct TTGGTGCCCTACACTCCTCTGAGGGTCAATGACATTGTAACTGATCTTATTATAAGGGGTCTCTTCGCAGACGGAACTACCACCCTGCTTCAAAAACT GAAGGGGGGCCCTCTGGACCCCTGTCTCAGACCCCAGGTTCTCCCCTACTACCTTCCTACGTGGTTGAAGAAAACCCTCTCATTCCTCCTCAAGCCCCTG TCTCCTCGTGGTTCTGCCATGCTCAGTGCTCTCTCTGGAGTTGG ATCTGTTGCAGATCTGTGGAAGCAGCATGCTGCTGTTGAG GACTACATTCAGGAAACAATAGCAGATTGGAGAAGATGCAACATTGACGTGCTGCTGTGCCCTGTGACCGGACCAGCCTATAACTTCCTCTACTGTGGCAAGCTTATCA CTGCTCTCTCTTACACAGTACTTTACAATCTACTCACCTTTCCTGCTGGCGTTGTTACTGTTTCCACGGTGACGGCAGACGATGAGGAGGAACTCAAGCACTATAAGGGCATTCATCAGGACCACTGGGACAAGCTCTTCAAACAG gCTGTGTCTGGAGGTGAGGGTCTGCCCGTGGCGGTGCAGTGTGTCGCTCTGCCGTGGCAGGATGAGCTCTGCCTGCGCTTCATGAAGGAGGTGGAACAGCTGGTTAAACAGAGCAGAAAGTAA
- the LOC141767854 gene encoding vitamin D3 hydroxylase-associated protein-like isoform X2, whose product MGGIMENVKQFLQRVELDNRTAALLTAAACGLGALVVLVQKVYSHQEAQDKMQRARNRRAQSLQRAEQAVLQYKKSHPVTDSAFILSLSLSELTKNLQDGSLSPEDVFYSYMEKTLDVNKDLNCCTGILLESFDQLKTVASSNKRGLLYGVPVSIKENYAYKPAQEDSVLVKVLKRQGAIPFVKTNVPQALLNYDCGNPIYGQTVNPHNLQKTSGGSSGGEGALIGGGGSVLGLGSDVGGSIRIPASFCGICGLKPTARRLSSRGLRPIYGGPKSVSSSPGPLARDVESLALCMQALLCDDMFSLDPTIPPIPFNMQIYQSSKPLRIGYLENDGYTQPSPSMARGVREVKALLEQAGHTLVPYTPLRVNDIVTDLIIRGLFADGTTTLLQKLKGGPLDPCLRPQVLPYYLPTWLKKTLSFLLKPLSPRGSAMLSALSGVGSVADLWKQHAAVEDYIQETIADWRRCNIDVLLCPVTGPAYNFLYCGKLITALSYTVLYNLLTFPAGVVTVSTVTADDEEELKHYKGIHQDHWDKLFKQAVSGGEGLPVAVQCVALPWQDELCLRFMKEVEQLVKQSRK is encoded by the exons ATGGGGGGAATTATGGAAAACGTGAAACAGTTTCTTCAGAGAGTGGAGCTCGACAACCGGACCGCAGCTCTACTGACGGCTGCTGCCTGCGGTCTGGGAGCTCTGGTGGTTCTGGTTCAGAAGGTCTACAGCCACCAAGAGGCGCAGGACAAGATGCAGAGAGCCAGAAACCGGAGAGCACAAAGCCTGCAGCGGGCTGAACAGGCTGTTCTCCAGTACAAGAAGTCG CATCCAGTGACCGACTCTGCTTTCATCTTGTCGCTGTCTCTGTCTGAGCTGACGAAGAACCTGCAGGACGGCTCGCTGAGCCCCGAGGACGTGTTTTACTCTTACATGGAAAAG ACTCTGGATGTAAACAAAGATCTCAACTGCTGCACCGGGATCTTGTTGGAGAGTTTTGACCAGCTGAAAACGGTTGCCTCCTCCAACAAGCGAGGTCTCTTGTATGGAGTTCCAGTTAGCATCAAAGAAAACTATGCATACAAG CCTGCCCAGGAGGACAGCGTGCTTGTTAAAGTTCTCAAGAGACAAGGAGCTATTCCCTTTGTGAAAACCAACGTGCCCCAAGCATTATTGAA TTATGACTGTGGGAACCCCATCTATGGGCAGACCGTGAACCCCCACAACCTCCAGAAGACCAGCGGAGGTTCGTCCGGTGGGGAGGGGGCTCTCATCGGGGGAGGGGGCTCCGTGCTTGGTTTAGGCAGCGATGTAGGGGGTAGCATCCGTATTCCTGCCTCATTCTGTGGGATCTGTGGCCTCAAGCCAACAGCACGTCGGCTTAG TTCACGGGGCTTGAGACCCATTTATGGAGGGCCAAAATCAG TGTCGTCAAGTCCTGGACCACTGGCGAGGGATGTGGAAAGTCTGGCACTGTGTATGCAGGCTCTGCTCTGTGACGACATGTTTTCTTTGGACCCCACCATTCCACCCATACCTTTCAATATGCAG ATATACCAGAGCTCCAAACCTCTCAGGATCGGTTACCTAGAAAACGACGGCTACACACAACCGTCTCCAAGCATGGCCCGAGGCGTCAGAGAGGTCAAAGCTCTGTTAGAGCAAGCAGGGCACAct TTGGTGCCCTACACTCCTCTGAGGGTCAATGACATTGTAACTGATCTTATTATAAGGGGTCTCTTCGCAGACGGAACTACCACCCTGCTTCAAAAACT GAAGGGGGGCCCTCTGGACCCCTGTCTCAGACCCCAGGTTCTCCCCTACTACCTTCCTACGTGGTTGAAGAAAACCCTCTCATTCCTCCTCAAGCCCCTG TCTCCTCGTGGTTCTGCCATGCTCAGTGCTCTCTCTGGAGTTGG ATCTGTTGCAGATCTGTGGAAGCAGCATGCTGCTGTTGAG GACTACATTCAGGAAACAATAGCAGATTGGAGAAGATGCAACATTGACGTGCTGCTGTGCCCTGTGACCGGACCAGCCTATAACTTCCTCTACTGTGGCAAGCTTATCA CTGCTCTCTCTTACACAGTACTTTACAATCTACTCACCTTTCCTGCTGGCGTTGTTACTGTTTCCACGGTGACGGCAGACGATGAGGAGGAACTCAAGCACTATAAGGGCATTCATCAGGACCACTGGGACAAGCTCTTCAAACAG gCTGTGTCTGGAGGTGAGGGTCTGCCCGTGGCGGTGCAGTGTGTCGCTCTGCCGTGGCAGGATGAGCTCTGCCTGCGCTTCATGAAGGAGGTGGAACAGCTGGTTAAACAGAGCAGAAAGTAA
- the LOC141767868 gene encoding vitamin D3 hydroxylase-associated protein-like isoform X3 has product MGGIMENVKQFLQRVELDNRTAALLTAAACGLGALVVLVQKVYSHQEAQDKMQRARNRRAQSLQRAEQAVLQYKKSHPVTDSAFILSLSLSELTKNLQDGSLSPEDVFYSYMEKTLDVNKDLNCCTGILLESFDQLKTVASSNKRGLLYGVPVSIKENYAYKPAQEDSVLVKVLKRQGAIPFVKTNVPQALLNYDCGNPIYGQTVNPHNLQKTSGGSSGGEGALIGGGGSVLGLGSDVGGSIRIPASFCGICGLKPTARRLSSRGLRPIYGGPKSVSSSPGPLARDVESLALCMQALLCDDMFSLDPTIPPIPFNMQIYQSSKPLRIGYLENDGYTQPSPSMARGVREVKALLEQAGHTLVPYTPLRVNDIVTDLIIRGLFADGTTTLLQKLKGGPLDPCLRPQVLPYYLPTWLKKTLSFLLKPLSPRGSAMFSALSGVGSVADLWKQHAAVEDYIQETIADWRRCNIDVLLCPVTGPAYNFLYCGKLIIALSYTMLYNLLTFPAGVVTVSTVTADDEEELKHYKGIHQDHWDKLFKQAVSGGEGLPVAVQCVALPWQDELCLRFMKEVEQLVNQSKK; this is encoded by the exons ATGGGGGGAATTATGGAAAACGTGAAACAGTTTCTTCAGAGAGTGGAGCTCGACAACCGGACCGCAGCTCTACTGACGGCTGCTGCCTGCGGTCTGGGAGCTCTGGTGGTTCTGGTTCAGAAGGTCTACAGCCACCAAGAGGCGCAGGACAAGATGCAGAGAGCCAGAAACCGGAGAGCACAAAGCCTGCAGCGGGCTGAACAGGCTGTTCTCCAGTACAAGAAGTCG CATCCAGTGACCGACTCTGCTTTCATCTTGTCGCTGTCTCTGTCTGAGCTGACGAAGAACCTGCAGGACGGCTCGCTGAGCCCCGAGGACGTGTTTTACTCTTACATGGAAAAG ACTCTGGATGTAAACAAAGATCTCAACTGCTGCACCGGGATCTTGTTGGAGAGTTTTGACCAGCTGAAAACGGTTGCCTCCTCCAACAAGCGAGGTCTCTTGTATGGAGTTCCAGTTAGCATCAAAGAAAACTATGCATACAAG CCTGCCCAGGAGGACAGCGTGCTTGTTAAAGTTCTCAAGAGACAAGGAGCTATTCCCTTTGTGAAAACCAACGTGCCCCAAGCATTATTGAA TTATGACTGTGGGAACCCCATCTATGGGCAGACCGTGAACCCCCACAACCTCCAGAAGACCAGCGGAGGTTCGTCCGGTGGGGAGGGGGCTCTCATCGGGGGAGGGGGCTCCGTGCTTGGTTTAGGCAGCGATGTAGGGGGTAGCATCCGTATTCCTGCCTCATTCTGTGGGATCTGTGGCCTCAAGCCAACAGCACGTCGGCTTAG TTCACGGGGCTTGAGACCCATTTATGGAGGGCCAAAATCAG TGTCGTCAAGTCCTGGACCACTGGCGAGGGATGTGGAAAGTCTGGCACTGTGTATGCAGGCTCTGCTCTGTGACGACATGTTTTCTTTGGACCCCACCATTCCACCCATACCTTTCAATATGCAG ATATACCAGAGCTCCAAACCTCTCAGGATCGGTTACCTAGAAAACGACGGCTACACACAACCGTCTCCAAGCATGGCCCGAGGCGTCAGAGAGGTCAAAGCTCTGTTAGAGCAAGCAGGGCACAct TTGGTGCCCTACACTCCTCTGAGGGTCAATGACATTGTAACTGATCTTATTATAAGGGGTCTCTTCGCAGACGGAACTACCACCCTGCTTCAAAAACT GAAGGGGGGCCCTCTGGACCCCTGTCTCAGACCCCAGGTTCTCCCCTACTACCTTCCTACGTGGTTGAAGAAAACCCTCTCATTCCTCCTCAAGCCCCTG TCTCCTCGTGGTTCTGCCATGTTCAGTGCTCTCTCTGGAGTTGG ATCTGTTGCAGATCTGTGGAAGCAGCATGCTGCTGTTGAG GACTACATTCAGGAAACAATAGCAGATTGGAGAAGATGCAACATAGACGTGCTGCTGTGCCCTGTGACTGGACCAGCCTATAACTTCCTCTACTGTGGCAAGCTTATCA TTGCTCTCTCTTACACAATGCTTTACAATCTACTCACCTTTCCTGCTGGCGTTGTTACTGTTTCCACGGTGACGGCAGACGATGAGGAGGAACTCAAGCACTATAAGGGCATTCATCAGGACCACTGGGACAAGCTCTTCAAACAG gCTGTGTCTGGAGGTGAGGGTCTGCCCGTGGCGGTACAGTGTGTCGCCCTGCCGTGGCAGGATGAGCTCTGCCTGCGCTTCATGAAGGAGGTGGAACAACTGGTCAATCAGAGCAAAAAGTAA